In Oryza sativa Japonica Group chromosome 11, ASM3414082v1, the following are encoded in one genomic region:
- the LOC4350743 gene encoding receptor-like protein EIX1, whose product MDPTQKFLLFLLVGVAATLSLATNSPVPQWPASCTPREREALLAFKRGITGDPAGRLTSWKRGSHDCCQWRGVRCSNLTGHVLELHLRNNFPRYDEATALVGHISTSLISLEHLEHLDLSNNNLVGPAGRFPRFVSSLRNLIYINFSGMPLTGMVPPQLGNITKLQYLDLSHGIGMYSTDIQWLTNLPALRYLGLSNVNLSRVSDWPRVVNMNSYLIVLDLSGCSLTSASQSFSQLNLTRLEKLDLSYNNFNQPLASCWFWNLTSLTYLDLIMNILPGQFPDSLGDMKALQVFRFSKKS is encoded by the coding sequence ATGGATCCTACACAGAAgttccttctcttcctcctcgttGGAGTAGCCGCCACCTTGTCCCTTGCAACCAATTCACCGGTGCCGCAGTGGCCAGCCAGCTGCACGCCACGGGAGAGGGAGGCCTTGCTGGCCTTCAAGCGAGGCATCACCGGTGATCCCGCAGGTCGTCTCACCTCGTGGAAGCGAGGTAGCCATGACTGCTGCCAGTGGAGGGGCGTCCGGTGCAGCAACCTCACCGGCCATGTCCTTGAGCTCCACCTTCGGAATAACTTCCCGCGATACGACGAAGCAACAGCTTTGGTGGGGCACATAAGTACTTCTCTGATCTCTCTCGAGCACCTAGAGCACCTTGACCTCAGCAATAACAATCTCGTGGGTCCAGCCGGCCGATTCCCGCGGTTCGTCAGCTCTCTCAGGAACCTGATATATATTAACTTCTCTGGTATGCCATTAACAGGTATGGTGCCGCCTCAACTCGGTAATATTACAAAGCTGCAATATCTCGACCTTTCCCATGGAATAGGTATGTACTCAACAGATATACAGTGGCTCACCAATCTACCAGCCCTAAGGTACCTAGGCTTATCAAATGTAAACCTCAGCAGAGTATCTGACTGGCCTCGTGTGGTGAACATGAATTCATATCTAATAGTACTCGATCTTTCTGGTTGCTCTCTTACAAGTGCAAGCCAATCATTCTCACAGTTAAACCTCACAAGACTCGAGAAGCTCGACCTCTCCtacaataattttaaccaaCCTTTGGCATCTTGTTGGTTTTGGAATTTGACAAGTCTCACGTACCTTGATCTTATAATGAACATTTTGCCCGGTCAGTTTCCAGATTCACTAGGAGACATGAAGGCCCTCCAGGTCTTCAGATTCTCGA